DNA from Deinococcus aquaedulcis:
GCGAGCGCCTGCGGTTAGAGGAAGAGCCCTTTGTGCAGGCCATGCAGGGCCATGAGGTGCGGCGCGACGTGCTGCTGCGCCACCGCACCAGTGGCGAGGACCGCGTGATGCGCCTGGCGGCCGCGCCCATCCGGCAGGGCGAGGCCATCGTGGGCGCGGTGGCGGTGGGATCGGACATCACCGAGCAGGAAGCCCTGCAGCGCCAGATGGCGCGGGCCAATGCCGAGCTGTCGCGCAGCAACGCGGAACTGGAACGCTTTGCCTATGTGGCCAGCCATGACCTGCAGGAACCCATTCGCACCGTGGGCTCTTACGCAGGCCTGCTGGCGCACCGCTACGGCGACCGCCTGGACGAGCGCGCGCAGCTGTACCTGCGCACCGTGGAACAGGGTGCCGAGCGCATGAAGCTCTTGGTGAACGATCTGCTGGTGTTCTCCCGCCTGAACGCCGAGCGCCTGCCCCTGGAGCCCGTGCAGGTGGAGGACGCGCTGCGCGAGGCCCTGGGCCGCCTGGACGCGGCGCTGCGGGACTCCGGCGCGCAGCTAGAGGTGGGACCGCTGCCCCGGGTGCTGGGCTCGGTGCCCCGGCTGGCGCAGCTGTTTCAGAACCTCATTGGCAACGCGGTCAAGTTCCGCGCCGAGGCCCCGCCGCTGGTGCAGATCAGCGCCCAGCGCGAGGGGCCCCTGTGGCGCCTGACGGTGCGCGACAACGGCATTGGCATTGAGCCACAGTACCAGCACAAGGTCTTCGAGATGTTCCAGCGCCTGCACGGCCGCGACCGCTACGAGGGCACCGGCCTGGGGCTGGCCATCTGCGAAAAGATTGCCGTACAGCATGGCGGGCGGCTGTGGGTGGAGTCGGTGCCGGGGCAGGGCTCGGCCTTTCACTTCACTCTGCAGGGGGCCGAGTAAGCCGGGCTGGGCCACAGCGGGCCGACAGCGCAAGGGGGTTGAGGCCACAGGTCCTCAACCCCCTTGCGCCGCGCGGTGCTCTTTAAGCGGCGATGTCCTTACGGGTCACCTGCTGGTTCAGAAACCGCGCCCACACGCCGATGTACTTCAGTTCCTCCGGCGAGTGAAAGGCGCTGAGATACCACTCTTCCAGGGCGGTCGCGGTGCGCCCCCGCGCATGTCGCCGCAGCGAAGCGCTAGCGCGGGCCACCTCCTCCCGGATCTGATGCTGGTTCAAGACAACGTCGGATTCCACGCCCTGACTGTGTCACAAGGGTTCTGTCGGAATTCATTCGTAAAGCGGAGGCAGGTTGAGGGCCTTGCACCACGAGCTCCACGCGGAGAAGAGGGGGGATGCTGCCGCCCACCCTGCGCCCCGAAGACGTTCTGGCGCTGAAAAATCTGTGCGGGTGGGCGAGGCGCCGAGGTGGGCGAAACATAAAGTGTGGCCGCGAACGAATGTGATTTGTCACAACTGCTGACCCGCGATGCACTGAGGGGCGAACAGAACTTTGAGGCGTTTCGAGCTTCCGAGGGTCCGGCCCAGGGAAGGAGAGAGGGCCGAGGCTGGCCGGCGAACAGCTCTGGTGGAGCGGCCCGGCGAGGTGACGGTCCAGGGGGTCCGATGGGCAATGTCTGGCCTAGACTCATCTCAATCCGCCTGTACCGTCAGGCTCACCGTTAAAGCGGTGGCACGCCTCAGGCCCTCGCACGGCTCGGAAAAGGAGGTCGCCTCACGCCACGATCCGCGTCGCCGTCCCGCTACCTTTGTGCGAGAAGAGCTGTCTCCAGGCGGGCAAACTCGACTTTTCGCCGGCATAGACACCTCAACCTTGGTGCCCGCCCTTGCTCCCCCGTCCACTCTTCTGAACTCTGTACCGAATTCATTGAACGGGCGTTCAAAGAATGTTAGCGTGGGGGGCATGAGCGACCCTTCTGCCCCCGCCCGGCCGCCGCTGGGCATCATGGCGCTGGGAACCTACGTGCCCGAGCGCGTGGTGCCCAACAGCGAATTCGAAGCCCGGATGGACACCACCGCCGACTGGATCGAGTCGCGCACTGGCATTCGCGAGCGCCGCTACGCCGGCTCCGACGAGTACACCAGCGACCTGGGCGTGCGGGCGGTGCGCGACCTGCTCTCGCGCGACCCGGACGCCCTGAATGGCGTGGACGCCGTGATCTGCGCCACGGTGAGCCCCGACGCCCTGATGCCCTCCACGGCGGCCCTGATCGCCATGCAGGTGGGCCTGGTGGGGGCCGCCGCCTTTGACCTGAGCACCGCCTGCAGCGGTTTTGTGTATGGCTTGAGCGTGGCCCAGGGCCTGATTCTGACGGGTAGCGCCCGGCGCGTGCTGGTGGTGGGGGCCGAGGCCCTGAGCAAGGTGATTGACCACGATGACCGCAACACCGCCATTCTGTTCGGGGACGGCGCGGGCGCGGCCGTGGTGGGCCCGGTGCCCCAGGGCTACGGCTTTCAGGACTTTGTACTGGGCGCCGATGGCCATGGGGGCAGCAGCCTCTACCTGCGCTGCGTGGCGCCCCGCTTGCCCGGCGGCGTCCCCATGACCGAGGGCGTGGGCATGAACGGCCGCGAGGTCTTCAAATTCGCCGTGCGGGTGCTGGGCGACAGCGGCACCCAGGTGCTGGCCAAGAGCGGCCTGACCGGCGCCGATGTGGACTGGGTGGTGCCGCACCAGGCCAACGTGCGGATTATCGAGGCGGCGATGGAACGCTTTGGCCTGCCCCTAAGCAAGGCCACCGTGAACCTGGACCGCTACGGCAACACCAGTTCGGCCACCGTGCCGCTGGTGCTGCGCGAGGCCATCGACGACGGGCGGATTCAGGACGGCCAGCAGCTGCTGCTGATCGCCTTTGGCGGCGGCCTGAGCTGGGTGGCGGGCACCATGAAGTGGTGGGGCGGCGCACCCAGCCTGCACCCGCGCCCGGCGGCCGAAGTGGGGGCCTGGGCATGAAGATCGCGGCCCTTTTTCCCGGCCAAGGCTCGCACGCGGTGGGCATGGGGGCGGACCTTGCCGCTGCGTTTCCCGAAGCGGGCGAGGTCTACAGCCAGATTGACACCGTGCTGCCCGGTCTGCGCACCCTGATTGAAACCGGGCCCCTGGACGAGCTGACCCTGACGGCCAACCAGCAGCCCGCGCTGGTGTCTGCCTCTGTCGCCGCCTACCGCGCGTGGCGGGCCCACACTGGCCTGACCCCGGCCTTTGCCGCTGGGCACTCGCTGGGTGAATATTCCGCGCTGGTGGCCGCCGACGCGCTGTCCCTGGGCGACGCCCTGCGCCTGACGCGCCGCCGGGGCGAGCTGATGCAGGCCGCCGTGCCGGTGGGCGAGGGCGCCATGAGCGCCGTGATGGGCGACCCGGCCACCGTGCAGGCCGTGTGCGCCGCGCTGGACGGCGTGCAGCCCGCCAACTTCAACGCGCCCACCCAGACCGTGATTTCCGGCACCAGGGCAGCGGTGGAGGCGGCCGGGACCGAACTGAAGGCGCGCGGCCTGAAGGCCATTCCCCTGAAGGTGAGCGCGCCCTTTCATTGCGCCCTGATGGACAGCGCCGCCCAGGGCCTGGCGCCGCAGCTGCAGACCACCCGCTTCGCCCCGCCTGCCTTTCCGGTGTACGCCAACGTGACGGCCCAGCCGAATACCGATGCAGCGGCCCTGCCGGGGCTGCTGACCGCCCAGATCACGGGCGCGGTGCGCTGGGTGGAAACCATTCAGGCCCTGGCAGAGGCCGGCGCTGAGGTCTTTATTGAGTTTGGCCCCGGTACTGTGTTGACCGGGCTGGTGAGGCGCATCCTGCCCGAGGCCCGCACCCTGAATGTGGGCACCGCCGAGCAGGTGCAGGCCTTCGCCCTGTGAACCGGGACGACCTGCTTCAGGCGCTGGCCGCGCGCACCGAGGAGGTGGCCTCGGGTTTTGCAGGGCTGGACGAGCAGACCTTTCACCGGGGCACCGCTGAGCAGTGGTCGCCGGCCTATCATCTGGACCACCTGACGCGCTCGAACACCGTGCTGGCGATGGCCCTGTCCATGCCCCGGGACCGTTTCGGCTGGGGCAGGCGCCCGGCTGGAACACCGGGCCAGTCGGAGGAAGCCCTGCGCACCGAGTACCAGCGGCGCCTCAGGGAACAGGGTCTCCGGGCCTCCGGGCGGTTTCTGCCTGATCCACGGGGCACGCAAGCCGAGCAGGTGGAGGCGTACCGGCAGTCCCACGCCCTGCTGGCCCATCACCTGCTGGCCTACACCGACGAAGCGGAACTGGACACGGCCACGCTGCCGCACCCGGCGCTGGGTGAACTCAGCCTGCGCGAGCTGCTGTTTTTCACGCACTATCACAACGACCACCATCTGCGCGGCGCGCACGCCGCACTGGAGACCCCATGACCCAGACCCCTGAATCCGCTCCCCGCAAAGTCGCCCTGGTCACCGGCAGCAGCCGGGGCCTGGGCCGCGCCATGGCCCTGCACCTTGCCCGCGCGGGCTTTGATGTGGCGGTGCATTACGGCCGGGGCGCCGCTGAGGCCGAGAAGGTGGCCGAAGAAGCCCGCAGCCTGGGCGTGCAGGCCCGTGTTTACGGCGCCGACCTGACCACGCCCGCCAACGCCGGCACGCTGGTGGAGGGGGTCATTGGGGACATGGGCCGCCTGGACGTGCTGGTCAATAACGCGGGCATCACCCGCGACACCCTGGCGATCCGCATGAAAGACGAGGACTGGGACGCCGTGCTGCAGACCAACCTGTCGAGCGCCTTTATCGCCTGCCGCGCCGCCATCAAACACATGATGCGTGCGCGGACGGGGCGGATCATCAACATCGCGTCGGTGGTGGGGCTGACCGGCAACCCGGGGCAGGCCAACTACGTGGCCAGCAAAGCCGGCCTCATCGGCCTGACCAAGGCGCTGGCCAAGGAATACGGCGGCCGGGGCATCACGGTTAACGCCATTGCCCCCGGCTTTATCGAGAGCGACATGACGGCCGAACTGCCTGAACAGGTGCGCCAGAGCTACCTGAGCAGCATCCCCCTGGGCCGCCTGGGCCAGCCGGACGAGGTGGCCGCCCTCGTCGCCTTCCTGGCAAGCGACGCGGCGGGCTATATCACCGGGCAGACCATTGGCGTGGACGGGGGGCTGAACCCGCATTGAGCCGATGGCCCATGGCAAATGGTAGATGGCGAAAGGCCCTATGCCATTTGCCATGGGCCATCCGCCCTTTGAACTCTGTTCAAAGCCCCGGCCCTTTTCGCGCGCCGCGTGTAGACTGGCGCAGACTTCAACCGCAGGAGGTACGAATTTATGGCGACTTTTGAAGATGTGAAAGACGTGATCGTGGACAAGCTGGGTGTGGACGCCGACAAGGTGACCCCGGAAGCCCGCTTTGTGGAAGACCTCGGCGCCGACAGCCTGGAAACCGTGGAACTGATCATGGGCCTGGAAGACAAGTTCGGCATCACCATCAGCGATGAGGACGCCGAGAGCATCCGCACCGTGCAGGCGGCGGTGGACTACATCGAGAGCAAGCAGTAAACCCGCCGGCTTCCCCACAGGAAGCGGATGAGGACCTTGGGGCGGGACGCGGGAGCTGGACAGGGCCGCTGCCCGCCCCTTCTTCACGGCCGGGCGCTGCCGCAGTGGCGGCCCCCGGCAGAGGAGGCACAGAGCATGGGCGTTTCAGGACTCAAACGGGTGGTGATCACAGGGGTGGGGCCGGTCACGCCTATCGGGGTGGGGGCGCAGGCCTTTGCCCAGGCACAGCGCGCGGGCAAAAGCGGCATTGGGCGCATTACCCGCTTTGACCCGGCCGATGTGGCCAGCAAGATTGCGGGCGAGGTGAACGACGACCTTTCGGCCTATGTGGACCCGCGCGAGGCCCGCAAGCTGGACCGCTACGTGCAGCTGGCCCTGGCCGCCGCCGCGCTGGCCGTGCAAGACAGCGGCCTGAGCCCCGAGGAACTGCGCGGTGAAGGCACCGGCACCCTGATTGGCAGCGGCATTGGTGGCGTCAAAACCTTCGAGGATCAGGCGCAGGTGCTGCACACGCGGGGGGCCGGACGCATCAGCCCCATGTTCATCCCGATGCAGATTGCGAACATGGCCTCGGGGCACGTGGCGATGCAGTACGGCGCCACCGGCCCCAGCAGCACGG
Protein-coding regions in this window:
- a CDS encoding beta-ketoacyl-ACP synthase III, whose protein sequence is MSDPSAPARPPLGIMALGTYVPERVVPNSEFEARMDTTADWIESRTGIRERRYAGSDEYTSDLGVRAVRDLLSRDPDALNGVDAVICATVSPDALMPSTAALIAMQVGLVGAAAFDLSTACSGFVYGLSVAQGLILTGSARRVLVVGAEALSKVIDHDDRNTAILFGDGAGAAVVGPVPQGYGFQDFVLGADGHGGSSLYLRCVAPRLPGGVPMTEGVGMNGREVFKFAVRVLGDSGTQVLAKSGLTGADVDWVVPHQANVRIIEAAMERFGLPLSKATVNLDRYGNTSSATVPLVLREAIDDGRIQDGQQLLLIAFGGGLSWVAGTMKWWGGAPSLHPRPAAEVGAWA
- a CDS encoding DinB family protein, producing MNRDDLLQALAARTEEVASGFAGLDEQTFHRGTAEQWSPAYHLDHLTRSNTVLAMALSMPRDRFGWGRRPAGTPGQSEEALRTEYQRRLREQGLRASGRFLPDPRGTQAEQVEAYRQSHALLAHHLLAYTDEAELDTATLPHPALGELSLRELLFFTHYHNDHHLRGAHAALETP
- the fabG gene encoding 3-oxoacyl-[acyl-carrier-protein] reductase; the encoded protein is MTQTPESAPRKVALVTGSSRGLGRAMALHLARAGFDVAVHYGRGAAEAEKVAEEARSLGVQARVYGADLTTPANAGTLVEGVIGDMGRLDVLVNNAGITRDTLAIRMKDEDWDAVLQTNLSSAFIACRAAIKHMMRARTGRIINIASVVGLTGNPGQANYVASKAGLIGLTKALAKEYGGRGITVNAIAPGFIESDMTAELPEQVRQSYLSSIPLGRLGQPDEVAALVAFLASDAAGYITGQTIGVDGGLNPH
- the acpP gene encoding acyl carrier protein, yielding MATFEDVKDVIVDKLGVDADKVTPEARFVEDLGADSLETVELIMGLEDKFGITISDEDAESIRTVQAAVDYIESKQ
- the fabD gene encoding ACP S-malonyltransferase, encoding MKIAALFPGQGSHAVGMGADLAAAFPEAGEVYSQIDTVLPGLRTLIETGPLDELTLTANQQPALVSASVAAYRAWRAHTGLTPAFAAGHSLGEYSALVAADALSLGDALRLTRRRGELMQAAVPVGEGAMSAVMGDPATVQAVCAALDGVQPANFNAPTQTVISGTRAAVEAAGTELKARGLKAIPLKVSAPFHCALMDSAAQGLAPQLQTTRFAPPAFPVYANVTAQPNTDAAALPGLLTAQITGAVRWVETIQALAEAGAEVFIEFGPGTVLTGLVRRILPEARTLNVGTAEQVQAFAL